From a single Flavobacteriales bacterium genomic region:
- a CDS encoding tetratricopeptide repeat protein encodes MHCRTTRRWLRVLVLVLQFPSITLQAQDAGLIPEVRSDLANATDDTLRADALARLCFNLIQTFPDSARYYGEAALALAERIGQPRALADAHNNLGWLETSQGNFKEAEEHFKIALDLFIVIGNPAYIAVTLSNMGWCADKQGNRVGALTQFQNALKQSENAQDTAIMAVSLYSIGTTYSKMKEYDRARDHIERSMQMERMLGRKSKEANCLLAIGNIWRSESNTSKALELYEQASLMYAANNDQYGVGMVEENSGDLFIDDRPGAALTHYTKSLQVYEALHSPADKAYILQRIGLAQQGMKRYTDAEQSYGEGMTLAKSTGSTELVMEFELSLAELAVDQGRSEIALEHYQRHMALKDSLQSDASQRELLRLRTVFETEKAEQDNELLKTENELRRTNERRLKARALGIAAFAVLLTLVLGMLWRTYRLREKHTKEVEAFNTELAKQRDEVERINSLLELKVLRSQLNPHFIYNCQSSAIAMMKAGQTVEALAYLQGFARLLRMMLEHSVSDCITVEEEADFLRQYIKLEALRVTDLHYEVNVDPVLIKNEADIPALLVQPFVENALWHGLAQKSGVRELVIDFKQSGTQLHCTITDNGIGRNGTKATGDDHHSLGTELINERLQLLTHRLDQRGSYVIEDLTNVTGEPCGTQVTLQLEIGPAEKTTSTFTTHI; translated from the coding sequence ATGCATTGCAGAACAACAAGGAGATGGCTGCGCGTACTTGTGCTTGTTCTGCAATTCCCTTCCATAACGCTACAAGCACAGGATGCTGGATTGATCCCCGAAGTACGGTCCGATCTTGCCAATGCCACGGACGACACACTTCGTGCCGATGCATTGGCGCGACTTTGTTTCAATCTGATCCAGACTTTCCCGGACAGTGCGCGTTATTACGGTGAAGCAGCTCTTGCGTTGGCTGAACGCATCGGGCAACCACGTGCTCTTGCCGATGCGCACAACAACTTGGGCTGGCTGGAAACTTCGCAAGGAAACTTCAAGGAAGCAGAAGAACATTTCAAGATCGCACTCGATCTCTTCATCGTCATAGGAAATCCTGCCTACATCGCGGTAACACTCTCAAACATGGGTTGGTGTGCCGATAAACAGGGCAACCGCGTTGGGGCATTGACACAATTCCAGAACGCTTTAAAGCAAAGTGAGAATGCTCAGGACACGGCGATCATGGCCGTCAGCCTATATTCCATCGGCACAACGTACAGTAAAATGAAGGAGTACGATCGAGCCCGTGATCACATAGAACGGTCCATGCAAATGGAACGCATGCTTGGTCGAAAAAGCAAAGAAGCCAATTGTTTGTTGGCCATTGGCAACATATGGCGCTCTGAGAGCAACACTTCTAAAGCCCTTGAATTGTACGAGCAAGCGTCTTTGATGTATGCAGCTAACAACGATCAATACGGTGTTGGTATGGTGGAGGAGAATTCCGGCGATCTGTTCATCGATGATCGACCAGGCGCTGCTTTGACCCACTATACGAAGTCACTTCAAGTTTATGAAGCACTGCACAGTCCAGCGGACAAGGCCTACATCCTTCAACGGATCGGACTTGCTCAACAGGGAATGAAGCGCTACACTGATGCAGAACAGAGCTATGGAGAAGGCATGACGCTGGCAAAGTCCACAGGTAGCACAGAATTGGTAATGGAATTCGAACTAAGTCTTGCAGAGCTGGCTGTAGATCAAGGCAGGAGTGAAATTGCATTGGAACACTACCAGCGCCACATGGCCTTGAAGGACAGTTTGCAGAGCGATGCATCTCAACGCGAACTATTGCGCTTGCGCACCGTTTTCGAAACAGAAAAAGCCGAACAGGACAACGAACTACTGAAGACCGAGAACGAATTACGCCGCACCAATGAACGTCGGTTAAAGGCGCGGGCATTGGGTATTGCAGCGTTCGCCGTATTGCTAACGCTAGTGTTGGGCATGCTTTGGCGCACCTATCGTTTGCGCGAGAAACATACCAAAGAAGTTGAAGCGTTCAATACCGAACTCGCGAAACAGCGCGATGAAGTTGAACGGATAAATTCGCTCTTGGAGTTGAAAGTACTGCGCTCACAACTGAACCCGCACTTCATTTACAATTGCCAGAGCAGCGCCATTGCCATGATGAAGGCTGGGCAGACCGTAGAAGCCTTGGCATATCTGCAAGGTTTCGCACGCTTGTTACGTATGATGTTGGAGCACAGTGTTAGCGACTGTATCACCGTGGAAGAGGAAGCTGATTTCTTGCGGCAATACATCAAGTTGGAAGCACTACGCGTAACGGATCTGCACTATGAAGTGAATGTGGATCCAGTATTGATCAAGAACGAAGCCGACATCCCCGCGTTGCTCGTGCAACCCTTCGTAGAGAATGCGCTATGGCACGGTCTGGCTCAAAAGTCCGGCGTACGAGAACTTGTTATCGACTTCAAGCAAAGTGGAACGCAACTGCACTGCACGATAACGGACAACGGTATTGGAAGGAACGGGACCAAAGCGACTGGCGACGACCATCATTCGTTGGGCACCGAACTGATCAACGAACGCTTGCAATTGCTCACGCACCGGTTGGACCAACGCGGGTCGTATGTGATCGAGGACTTAACGAATGTTACGGGTGAGCCTTGTGGGACGCAGGTGACCCTTCAGTTGGAAATTGGTCCCGCGGAAAAGACCACTTCAACATTCACCACACACATATGA